The genomic segment GCTGGACGATCGGCCACGTGGTCGAGCTGACCGACGCCGGTCTGCTGGTGGCCAACGTCCGCAACACCGCCGGCGTGACCCGCCCCGCGGCCTGGCGGGTGGGCTGACCCCGGTCAGGGCCGGCGCGGCCACGCCGTCGGCGCGCGCCACTTACGGGCCGTCGCGACCAGGCGGAACGCGAAGATGAGGACGACGGTCGTGGCGGTGACCCCCGGCGCCCGGTAACCGAGCGACCAGCAAGCCGCCACGATCAGCGCCCGCCGCGGCGGGCCCGGCGTACAGCTCGGCCTCCGGGCTCACCCGGGCCGGGACCTCGCGGGCCAGGACGTCGCGCGGGACGCCACCACCCACCCCGGTGAGCACGCCGAGGGCCGCGGCCGGCAGCGGGCCCATACCGCAGCCGATCGCCTTCCGGGTGCCCACCACGCTGAACAGGCCCAGCCGAGCGTCACACCTCAGATATTTCGGGCTTCCCACGTGAAGGTGGCCGAGGCGGCCGAGCTCTGCGACGTGTCCGGGATCGAGCTGTCGACGGTGACGGTGAACCGGTACGTCCGCGCGGCCGTCCCCGAC from the Paractinoplanes abujensis genome contains:
- a CDS encoding TRIC cation channel family protein, giving the protein MGSPKYLRCDARLGLFSVVGTRKAIGCGMGPLPAAALGVLTGVGGGVPRDVLAREVPARVSPEAELYAGPAAAGADRGGLLVARLPGAGGHRHDRRPHLRVPPGRDGP